A window from Caballeronia sp. Lep1P3 encodes these proteins:
- a CDS encoding protein phosphatase 2C domain-containing protein, whose amino-acid sequence MPFDFRWSSSQGRTSPSNDDYAGLAVLRSHALAVVIDGVSSRANSGALAQELCRRIVDKAVQSRSLPSEQQARLWLRKTHEEIVQLRLGPAAAAYMIACFDEESVLFTLHAGDCRFGLVGVDGTPDWKTPIHSLATALTPVHEDVLAQAEGRNQLTRTFATRRFAEPEYREWRLAVSSAVVLGTDGFWASTEPEAQALACASEAVDLAFCQEEDSSVLLAAFSSSFSVHFPDGTPNLYVKFSEF is encoded by the coding sequence ATGCCGTTTGACTTCCGTTGGAGCAGCTCTCAGGGACGCACCTCACCCAGCAACGATGACTACGCGGGCCTCGCGGTCCTTCGCTCGCACGCGCTGGCAGTAGTCATCGACGGCGTATCGTCGCGCGCCAACAGCGGCGCGCTCGCACAGGAGCTATGTCGTCGAATCGTCGACAAGGCGGTCCAAAGTCGTTCTCTCCCCAGTGAGCAACAGGCCAGACTGTGGCTCCGAAAGACCCATGAAGAGATCGTTCAACTGCGGCTTGGGCCTGCGGCCGCCGCGTACATGATTGCCTGCTTCGACGAAGAGTCTGTGTTATTCACCTTGCACGCCGGAGACTGCAGGTTCGGACTCGTAGGGGTGGACGGGACTCCCGACTGGAAGACGCCGATCCACTCGCTCGCGACGGCTCTAACGCCTGTTCATGAAGACGTCCTTGCGCAAGCTGAGGGGCGCAACCAACTGACGAGAACGTTCGCGACGCGGCGGTTTGCGGAACCGGAATACCGAGAGTGGCGCCTCGCTGTTTCCAGTGCCGTCGTTTTAGGGACGGACGGTTTCTGGGCATCGACCGAACCAGAAGCGCAAGCGCTGGCGTGCGCGTCGGAAGCGGTTGACCTGGCATTTTGCCAAGAGGAAGACAGTAGCGTCCTTCTTGCTGCCTTTTCCAGCTCGTTTTCCGTTCACTTCCCCGATGGCACGCCAAATCTGTATGTCAAATTTAGCGAGTTCTAA
- a CDS encoding CsbD family protein, translating into MNEDQVKGVGEKVKGKINEGVGKMTDDPAQEAKGDAQQVAGEARKDLADAKENLKDAADDASKP; encoded by the coding sequence ATGAATGAAGATCAGGTGAAAGGGGTCGGCGAGAAGGTCAAGGGCAAAATTAATGAGGGCGTCGGCAAGATGACGGACGATCCTGCACAGGAAGCCAAGGGCGACGCTCAGCAGGTCGCGGGTGAGGCGCGCAAAGATCTGGCCGACGCGAAGGAAAACCTGAAAGATGCGGCGGACGACGCGTCTAAGCCCTAA
- a CDS encoding DUF3717 domain-containing protein translates to MYSITDVEQGINYWRGRQASTDDFSICPRGRVLADVYGSMIFHQQEFVEPRSLTPEQNEALSLALAQKELF, encoded by the coding sequence ATGTACTCGATCACTGACGTTGAGCAGGGCATCAACTATTGGCGGGGGCGCCAAGCTTCGACGGACGATTTTTCCATCTGCCCGCGCGGCCGCGTCCTCGCTGATGTCTATGGCTCGATGATTTTCCACCAGCAAGAATTCGTTGAGCCACGGAGCCTCACACCGGAACAGAACGAGGCGCTGAGCCTAGCCCTCGCCCAGAAAGAGCTTTTCTAG
- a CDS encoding DDE-type integrase/transposase/recombinase — translation MSRRKPALQALDIAAWPNVAWTEFDPEKRRAFEAGMQAIERYARGESVKDIELATGVNRRQLYRWLERGLSLHPDGRVYGFRALVAHVRVGDYVRVSPVTVRGERGSRGAVGALSQLFQRYPTLAAWLLLQVRQRRVLLEQVNTDGRLRTRLRGLQSLHDEFLRQCRAVGIPAADYPFNTAGHAVRSLSLRLRAEMLRSFGTAARSAGASHLKGLPQRDDGAGSPAATRPYQVVEFDGHRLDVRLKVVVRDPLGFEHEFEMERVWLLVIIDVCTRVVLGYHLVLAREYSRYDVIKTIEKTLEPHHARPITIDGLGYGFHDGFASQRLPELAYVTWEWMRLDNAKANLANETLAALCEFVGCAVDAGPTYCPDERPYIERFFGTIASRLSSRLPGYTGSHSRDLRRALADPNGNLRLYVSLDELEELVEYAIASYNGTPHGGLNNATPLEAMEYFVRGKQVLLSWLPEHHRRTMCLMQSARRCRVRAYLDQGVRPHINLHGVRYTNDVLATGTHLIGRHLLVYMNADDLRCVRAFLPDGAELGVLDAQGAWRVVPHNLKLRQEIRKLRGRQRGREAGGANPIEVYVQTKLAQAKKTRRAATELARAVKLLASAPTVRTPAGPAQPVEPGAAATTGAPTGSATTTATAVELTPRARVRPKKLSIGTGQVF, via the coding sequence ATGAGCCGCCGGAAACCTGCGTTGCAGGCGCTCGATATCGCGGCGTGGCCCAACGTTGCCTGGACGGAGTTTGACCCGGAAAAGCGACGCGCCTTCGAGGCAGGGATGCAGGCAATCGAACGCTACGCTCGTGGCGAGTCCGTCAAAGATATCGAGCTGGCGACGGGCGTCAATCGGCGTCAGCTCTATCGCTGGCTCGAACGTGGGCTGTCGCTGCATCCCGACGGTCGCGTGTATGGATTTCGCGCACTGGTGGCGCACGTGCGCGTCGGCGACTATGTCCGTGTAAGCCCCGTCACCGTGCGGGGCGAACGCGGCAGTCGCGGTGCGGTAGGTGCACTGTCGCAGTTGTTCCAGCGTTATCCGACGCTCGCGGCGTGGTTGCTGCTGCAAGTCAGGCAGCGTCGTGTGTTGCTCGAGCAGGTCAACACCGATGGACGGTTGCGCACGCGTTTGCGGGGTCTGCAATCGCTGCACGATGAGTTCCTGCGACAGTGCCGCGCGGTTGGTATCCCGGCGGCAGATTATCCTTTCAATACCGCGGGCCACGCAGTTCGTTCGCTATCGCTACGTCTGAGGGCGGAAATGCTGCGCAGCTTCGGCACTGCCGCCCGGTCCGCGGGCGCCTCGCACCTGAAGGGGTTGCCGCAACGGGATGACGGCGCGGGAAGCCCGGCCGCGACGCGTCCCTATCAGGTGGTGGAATTCGACGGCCACCGGCTCGACGTCCGGCTGAAGGTAGTGGTACGCGATCCGCTTGGCTTTGAACACGAGTTCGAGATGGAGCGCGTCTGGCTGCTGGTGATCATCGATGTGTGCACGCGCGTGGTGCTGGGGTATCACCTCGTGCTCGCACGTGAATACAGCCGCTACGACGTGATCAAGACGATCGAAAAGACGCTCGAGCCGCATCATGCACGGCCCATTACCATTGACGGCCTCGGTTATGGATTTCACGACGGCTTTGCCTCGCAGCGGCTGCCGGAACTGGCGTACGTGACGTGGGAGTGGATGCGTCTCGACAACGCGAAGGCTAACCTCGCGAACGAGACGTTGGCGGCGTTGTGCGAATTCGTCGGCTGTGCGGTCGACGCGGGACCGACGTACTGTCCGGACGAGCGACCGTATATCGAGCGCTTCTTCGGCACGATCGCGAGCCGGTTGTCGTCGCGGCTGCCCGGGTACACGGGTTCGCATTCACGCGATCTGCGCCGAGCTCTCGCCGATCCGAATGGCAACCTGCGGCTCTATGTATCGCTCGACGAACTCGAGGAACTGGTTGAATACGCGATCGCGAGCTACAACGGCACGCCGCATGGCGGTTTGAACAACGCCACTCCGCTCGAGGCGATGGAGTATTTCGTTCGCGGCAAACAGGTGCTGCTCTCGTGGTTGCCCGAGCATCATCGCCGCACGATGTGCCTGATGCAATCGGCGCGGCGCTGCCGGGTGCGGGCCTATCTCGACCAGGGCGTGCGTCCGCACATCAACCTGCACGGCGTCCGTTATACGAACGACGTGTTGGCGACCGGCACGCACCTGATCGGCAGGCACCTGCTCGTGTACATGAATGCCGACGACCTGCGCTGCGTCCGTGCGTTCCTGCCTGACGGTGCCGAACTGGGAGTACTCGATGCGCAAGGGGCATGGCGCGTGGTACCACATAACCTCAAGTTGCGGCAGGAGATCCGCAAGCTGCGTGGCAGGCAACGGGGCCGTGAGGCGGGTGGAGCGAATCCGATCGAAGTGTACGTTCAAACGAAGCTCGCCCAAGCGAAGAAGACGCGTAGGGCCGCGACTGAACTCGCGCGTGCAGTGAAGTTGCTCGCCTCAGCGCCGACGGTACGCACGCCCGCCGGTCCGGCGCAGCCAGTCGAGCCCGGGGCTGCTGCCACGACTGGCGCACCGACGGGGTCTGCCACGACAACCGCGACCGCCGTTGAGCTTACTCCGCGCGCCCGGGTCCGGCCGAAGAAACTTTCCATCGGCACCGGCCAGGTCTTCTAA